A genomic segment from Diospyros lotus cultivar Yz01 chromosome 5, ASM1463336v1, whole genome shotgun sequence encodes:
- the LOC127802168 gene encoding uncharacterized protein LOC127802168 has product MEGSSGSPFRLLRNFPNKDFAIISVSKEFGIAVASVTFDMVCGRRGEASSSRQPSSSSRERPTALTRRIRRIESSSELTILEEEPVADYVTSVEEHPNPNQGEVTDQPSSSQHDDDISKPLFGGPSDRSILKSFKNHVAFVIWAGEPRVRDIVMGSSLSPLLECTYRNINHAIVSAFTERWQPETNTFHLPFGEISITLYDVAAILKIPVTGRSVSVPHHLTPSEANKSGILVSVAYLTLLDDLSMIGNYAWGAACLTYLYRQLGIATRREVKSIAGYLTLLERNRLALYAIDKTISSTEPVSADAWRETCLGVNSILGSHHPDVDNIGASTSRTSPPR; this is encoded by the exons atggagggatcttcgggatctccctTCCGCCTTCTTCGGAACTTTCCCAATAAGGATTTCGCGATAATATCCGTCTCCAaggagttcgggatagctgTTGCCTCCGTGACCTTCG ATATGGTATGTGGTAGAAGAGGTGAAGCTTCTTCATCTCGccagccttcttcttcttctcgggAGCGTCCTACTGCGTTAACTAGAAGAATAAGGAGGATCGAAAGTTCTAGTGAACTGACTATTTTAGAGGAAGAGCCAGTAGCAGATTATGTGACATCAGTTGAGGAGCATCCCAACCCTAATCAAGGGGAAGTAACTGATCAACCATCTTCCTCTCAGCACGACGATGATATTTCTAAACCACTATTTGGGGGCCCTAGTGATAGATCTattctaaaaagttttaaaaatcatgttgcattTGTAATATGGGCAGGAGAG CCTCGTGTTCGTGATATTGTTATGGGTTCTAGTTTGTCACCATTGCTAGAGTGTACTTATCGAAATATAAATCATGCTATAGTCTCAGCATTTACAGAGAGATGGCAGCCTGAGACtaatacatttcatttaccaTTTGGAGAGATAAGTATAACATTATATGATGTTGCTGCTATTTTGAAGATTCCAGTAACAGGAAGATCTGTATCTGTGCCTCATCATTTGACACCTAGTGAAGCTA ACAAGAGTGGGATATTAGTTTCAGTAGCGTATTTGACATTATTAGATGATTTAAGTATGATCGGTAATTATGCATGGGGAGCTGCGTGTCTCACATATTTGTATCGACAGCTCGGAATTGCTACTAGACGAGAGGTGAAGAGTATTGCTGGATATCTTACCTTActtgag cgTAATCGACTAGCATTATATGCTATCGATAAGACGATATCAAGTACTGAGCCTGTATCTGCTGATGCATGGAGGGAGACATGTCTTGGGGTGAATTCCATTCTAGGCTCTCACCATCCTGATGTTGATAATATTGGAGCGTCCACATCTCGTACATCTCCGCCAAGATAA